A single genomic interval of Pyruvatibacter sp. HU-CL02332 harbors:
- a CDS encoding YHYH protein, which produces MKSALRPSTSLVPAVTAILVLGIAATAMAQMRPQARSHTILQSDGNLDRQPATALPPGTSSFTMQVVGDERIISANGIPDHHVGAFPSSGNPNRISTQRYEFVLDATPAKASRITPAQGIPFGIAVSGVVFDPGAAEWYKGQRGPWQYEPLSGAVKLGVDANNAHVQPTGAYHYHGLPTGLMTRLAVGSASHSAIVGWAADGFPIYAKYGYGNPEDPTSPIIEHRSSYRLKEGLRQPMESNQRGPGGGRQGTVETPGGYYDGTFVADYAYAEGHGTLDECNGTFAVTPDFPDGTYAYFLTADWPVIPRCFGGTPAESFTSMRPGPQSGPGGRGGPGGNRGSRPDGPPNGDRFGQPPQRF; this is translated from the coding sequence ATGAAAAGCGCATTGCGGCCCTCCACCAGCCTCGTTCCGGCAGTCACCGCCATTCTGGTTCTCGGCATTGCCGCAACAGCCATGGCGCAGATGCGCCCTCAGGCGCGCTCCCACACAATTCTCCAATCGGACGGCAACCTGGATCGGCAGCCGGCCACCGCCCTTCCCCCCGGCACAAGCAGCTTCACCATGCAGGTTGTGGGCGACGAGCGGATCATCAGTGCCAACGGCATCCCTGACCATCACGTTGGTGCCTTCCCAAGTTCCGGCAACCCCAACCGCATCAGCACCCAGCGCTACGAGTTTGTGCTGGATGCAACCCCGGCAAAAGCCAGCCGTATTACGCCCGCACAGGGCATCCCCTTCGGCATTGCTGTCAGCGGTGTGGTTTTCGATCCGGGTGCTGCTGAATGGTACAAAGGCCAGCGCGGGCCATGGCAGTACGAGCCCTTGTCCGGTGCCGTGAAGCTGGGTGTGGATGCCAACAACGCGCACGTTCAACCGACCGGTGCCTATCATTATCACGGCCTTCCAACTGGCCTGATGACCCGGCTCGCCGTGGGCAGCGCCAGTCACTCTGCCATTGTCGGCTGGGCGGCGGACGGGTTTCCAATTTACGCCAAATATGGGTACGGCAATCCAGAGGATCCGACCTCCCCCATTATCGAGCACCGCTCCAGCTACAGGCTGAAGGAAGGTTTGCGCCAACCGATGGAAAGCAATCAACGCGGGCCCGGCGGGGGCCGGCAAGGGACGGTCGAGACACCCGGCGGCTATTATGACGGCACATTTGTTGCGGACTATGCCTATGCGGAAGGTCACGGGACGCTTGATGAGTGCAATGGCACGTTTGCCGTAACCCCGGACTTCCCCGACGGCACCTATGCCTACTTTCTGACAGCGGACTGGCCGGTCATCCCGCGCTGTTTTGGAGGCACACCCGCTGAGAGCTTCACCAGCATGCGTCCTGGTCCCCAATCAGGCCCCGGTGGACGAGGCGGACCCGGCGGAAACCGGGGCTCACGGCCAGACGGCCCGCCAAATGGGGACCGGTTCGGACAGCCCCCGCAGCGCTTCTGA
- a CDS encoding EamA family transporter, protein MADTTIIIILLLTAILHATWNVALKTGTDRVLDMAAIRVSGVLFAAIVIPLTPMPAAASWPPLIASAIVYMAYYGFLISSYKHGDISQVYPIARGSAPLLVALAAFLFINETPGSIGLAGVIVVSIGIVIAGSGAFQQNMRAVAYALITGLTIAANSFLGGIGVRDAGTILGYSAWLELLTCVPFIAFACVRRRGFVAAYAANPVAKRNVLLGFGSVFSFLIALWAMTQLPIATVAATRETSAIFAALAGAVLMKEPFAGRRILAAILVAIGIALLVVG, encoded by the coding sequence ATGGCCGACACAACCATCATCATAATCCTGCTGCTGACGGCCATCCTGCACGCCACATGGAATGTTGCGCTCAAGACGGGCACGGACCGTGTGCTGGACATGGCAGCCATACGGGTGTCCGGCGTCCTGTTCGCCGCCATCGTCATTCCGCTGACCCCTATGCCTGCGGCTGCGTCATGGCCGCCATTGATCGCCAGCGCCATAGTGTACATGGCCTATTACGGCTTCTTGATTTCGTCCTACAAACACGGCGACATCTCTCAGGTCTATCCCATCGCTCGGGGTTCGGCCCCCTTGCTGGTCGCCCTCGCAGCCTTTCTGTTTATCAATGAGACACCCGGCTCCATCGGGCTGGCAGGCGTCATCGTTGTCTCCATCGGCATCGTGATTGCGGGGTCCGGAGCCTTTCAGCAGAACATGCGCGCCGTCGCCTATGCACTCATCACCGGCCTGACGATTGCCGCAAACTCGTTTCTGGGCGGCATTGGGGTGCGCGATGCGGGAACCATCCTTGGATATTCAGCCTGGCTTGAACTGCTCACCTGTGTGCCGTTCATCGCCTTTGCCTGCGTGCGTCGTCGCGGTTTTGTTGCGGCCTATGCGGCCAATCCCGTGGCCAAGCGAAACGTCCTTCTGGGGTTTGGCAGCGTCTTTTCGTTCCTCATTGCCCTATGGGCAATGACCCAACTCCCCATCGCCACGGTTGCCGCCACCCGAGAAACCAGTGCGATTTTTGCAGCCCTTGCCGGGGCTGTGCTGATGAAGGAACCCTTTGCAGGCCGCCGCATTCTGGCAGCTATTCTGGTCGCCATCGGCATTGCGCTTCTGGTTGTTGGTTAG
- a CDS encoding acyl-CoA dehydrogenase family protein — translation MADLEAFRKDVQAWLEENCPPSMRTPMTDEEVVWGGRNETYKNPDSKKWLDAMGAKGWTAPTWPAAYGGGGLSKEENMVLQQELRRIKARSPLSSFGLWMLGPALLEFASEEQKQRFIPEIVRGEIRWCQGYSEPGAGSDLAGLQTSAVLEGDTYTVNGQKVWTSYADKADWIFCLVRTDKTVKHDGISFLLFDMTTPGVSTKPIKLISGYSPFCETFFDDVKVPAEQLVGELNKGWTIAKRLLQHERAMISGMGLGGALSGATGQTLAGAAKEYLGEDNGKVADPIVRQHITQHNMDSKAFALTMRRVQEEAKAANDVSATSSVFKYFGTELNKRKYELLIESMGTKMLGWETDDTYAADEIDNTRSWLRSKANSIEGGTSEVQLNIIAKRVLGLPD, via the coding sequence ATGGCCGATCTCGAAGCCTTCCGTAAAGACGTTCAAGCCTGGCTTGAAGAAAACTGCCCCCCTTCCATGCGTACACCGATGACGGATGAAGAAGTGGTCTGGGGCGGTCGCAATGAGACCTACAAAAACCCGGACTCCAAAAAATGGCTCGATGCCATGGGCGCCAAAGGCTGGACAGCCCCCACATGGCCCGCAGCCTATGGCGGCGGCGGTCTCTCAAAAGAAGAGAACATGGTGCTGCAGCAGGAACTGCGCCGCATCAAGGCCCGCTCACCACTGAGCTCTTTCGGCCTCTGGATGCTTGGGCCAGCACTTCTTGAGTTCGCCAGCGAAGAACAAAAGCAGCGCTTCATCCCTGAAATCGTCCGCGGTGAAATCCGCTGGTGTCAGGGCTACTCCGAACCTGGTGCCGGTTCAGACCTTGCCGGCCTGCAGACCAGCGCTGTCCTTGAGGGCGACACCTATACGGTGAACGGCCAGAAGGTATGGACATCCTACGCGGACAAAGCCGACTGGATCTTCTGCCTCGTGCGCACGGACAAAACCGTGAAGCATGATGGCATTTCCTTCCTGCTGTTCGACATGACAACACCGGGCGTCTCCACCAAGCCGATCAAGCTTATCTCCGGCTACTCGCCCTTCTGCGAAACCTTCTTTGACGACGTAAAGGTGCCCGCAGAGCAGCTCGTTGGTGAACTCAACAAGGGCTGGACCATCGCCAAGCGTCTGCTTCAGCACGAGCGGGCCATGATCTCAGGCATGGGCCTGGGCGGTGCGCTGTCCGGCGCCACCGGCCAGACACTTGCCGGTGCTGCCAAGGAATATCTCGGCGAGGACAACGGCAAGGTCGCAGACCCCATCGTCCGCCAGCACATCACCCAGCACAACATGGACTCAAAGGCTTTCGCCTTGACCATGCGCCGTGTGCAGGAAGAGGCAAAAGCTGCCAACGATGTGAGCGCCACATCTTCCGTGTTCAAATATTTCGGCACGGAACTCAACAAGCGGAAATATGAGCTGCTGATCGAAAGCATGGGCACCAAGATGCTCGGCTGGGAAACAGACGACACCTATGCCGCTGACGAGATCGACAACACCCGCTCATGGCTTCGTTCGAAAGCCAACTCCATTGAGGGCGGCACGTCGGAAGTACAGCTCAACATCATTGCAAAGCGCGTTCTGGGTCTTCCTGATTAA
- a CDS encoding serine hydrolase domain-containing protein, which produces MSMTMTEIHGTCAAAFEPVRIHFADNFKNDLEIGASFSVIHKGELVVDLWAGDADETGATPWQHDTLANVWSTTKGVAAICVALLVDRGQLSYDDAVSTHWPEFAVHGKGGITVAQMLSHQAGLSGLREPTTLEDCYNHDLMAQRLAAQEPLWEPTTRSGYHAFTYGYLAGELVKRITGKTIGTFLQDEIGKPHGIDFFIGLPLSEEPRVAPLTEAKDMQPLAGTTEVQALTFTNPAIAQTAPNDRAWRAAEIPAAGGFGSASALAKLYALLDDSTAPDGKAIIKRETMDALRTVRIENEDLILGVPVRWGSGMAMNGFEMYGPNPQTFGHTGWGGSFGCLDPEAGVSIGYVLNKMGAAVVGDPRSMGLVAATFACL; this is translated from the coding sequence ATGTCCATGACCATGACCGAGATCCACGGCACCTGCGCTGCAGCCTTTGAGCCGGTGCGCATACACTTTGCCGACAATTTCAAAAACGATCTCGAAATCGGCGCCTCCTTTTCTGTCATTCACAAAGGCGAACTGGTGGTTGATCTGTGGGCGGGCGACGCCGACGAAACAGGTGCCACTCCCTGGCAACACGACACCCTGGCCAATGTCTGGTCCACCACAAAAGGTGTTGCGGCCATCTGCGTTGCGCTTCTGGTGGACCGCGGCCAGCTTTCCTATGACGACGCCGTCTCCACCCACTGGCCGGAATTTGCCGTCCACGGCAAGGGCGGCATCACGGTCGCCCAGATGCTGTCTCACCAGGCCGGCCTGTCAGGACTGCGTGAACCGACAACCCTTGAGGACTGCTACAACCATGACCTGATGGCGCAGCGCCTTGCAGCTCAGGAACCGCTGTGGGAACCCACCACCCGCTCGGGCTACCACGCCTTTACCTATGGCTACCTCGCCGGCGAATTGGTCAAGCGCATCACCGGCAAGACCATCGGCACGTTCCTCCAGGACGAAATCGGCAAGCCTCACGGCATCGACTTTTTCATCGGCCTACCTTTGAGCGAAGAACCGCGCGTTGCTCCCCTGACCGAAGCCAAGGACATGCAGCCGCTCGCGGGCACAACTGAAGTCCAGGCGCTGACCTTCACCAACCCGGCCATTGCCCAGACGGCACCCAACGATCGCGCCTGGCGGGCCGCAGAAATTCCCGCGGCCGGCGGCTTTGGCAGCGCCTCCGCCCTCGCCAAGCTCTACGCCCTGCTGGACGACAGCACCGCACCGGACGGCAAGGCCATCATCAAACGCGAGACCATGGACGCCCTGCGTACCGTCCGCATCGAGAACGAAGACCTCATTCTCGGCGTCCCCGTGCGCTGGGGCTCCGGCATGGCCATGAACGGCTTTGAGATGTACGGCCCCAATCCGCAGACCTTTGGCCACACCGGCTGGGGCGGATCCTTTGGCTGCCTGGACCCTGAAGCCGGCGTCTCCATCGGCTACGTCCTCAACAAAATGGGCGCCGCCGTTGTCGGCGACCCCCGCTCCATGGGCCTTGTCGCTGCAACTTTTGCCTGCCTCTAG
- the aceA gene encoding isocitrate lyase: MSKTFSDIIPSAPKGRFDNVKRNYSVEDVEKLRGSFPIEHTLATRGANKLWDLIHTEERVHSLGALSGNQAMQMARAGLKAIYLSGWQVAADNNTAGTTYPDQSLYPANSGPELARKINRTLKRADEIEHSEGGAKRDWFLPIVADAEAGFGGPLNCFEIMKAYIEAGAAGVHYEDQLASEKKCGHLGGKVLIPTKAHERNLNAARLGADVMGVPTLIMARTDAESANLITSDIDERDHEFIDFDAGRTPEGFFRIKEGMGVDHCIKRGLAFAPYADLLWWETSKPNLDDARRFAEAIKKEYPDQLLAYNCSPSFNWEANLDKDTIETFQQEIAAMGYKYQFVTLAGFHQLNHGMFQLASGYRDRGMGAYSELQQAEFASEKDGYTATRHQREVGTGYFDMVSIAAGGGESSTTALGDSTEAAQFKK; the protein is encoded by the coding sequence ATGAGCAAGACCTTCTCTGACATCATTCCATCCGCCCCAAAGGGCCGCTTTGACAACGTCAAGCGCAACTACAGCGTCGAAGACGTTGAAAAGCTGCGCGGCTCTTTCCCTATCGAGCACACACTCGCCACACGCGGCGCCAACAAGCTGTGGGACCTGATCCACACTGAAGAGCGCGTGCACTCACTGGGCGCCCTGTCCGGCAACCAGGCCATGCAGATGGCCCGTGCTGGCCTCAAGGCCATTTACCTGTCCGGTTGGCAGGTTGCAGCGGACAACAACACCGCTGGCACAACCTACCCTGACCAGTCTCTCTACCCAGCCAACTCAGGCCCGGAACTTGCTCGCAAGATCAACCGCACCCTGAAGCGCGCTGACGAGATCGAACATTCAGAAGGTGGCGCAAAGCGCGACTGGTTCCTGCCGATCGTTGCAGACGCAGAAGCCGGCTTCGGCGGCCCGCTCAACTGCTTCGAAATCATGAAGGCCTACATCGAAGCGGGCGCTGCTGGCGTCCACTACGAAGACCAGCTTGCTTCTGAAAAGAAGTGCGGTCACTTGGGCGGCAAGGTGCTGATCCCAACAAAGGCACACGAACGTAACCTCAACGCAGCCCGTCTCGGCGCTGACGTCATGGGCGTTCCGACCCTGATCATGGCCCGTACGGACGCTGAATCAGCAAACCTGATCACATCCGACATCGACGAACGCGATCACGAGTTCATCGACTTCGACGCTGGCCGTACACCAGAAGGCTTCTTCCGCATCAAGGAAGGCATGGGCGTTGACCACTGCATCAAGCGTGGCCTGGCATTTGCTCCTTACGCTGACCTGCTGTGGTGGGAAACTTCCAAGCCAAACCTCGACGATGCTCGCCGCTTTGCGGAAGCCATCAAGAAGGAATACCCAGACCAGCTTCTGGCCTACAACTGCTCACCTTCCTTCAACTGGGAAGCCAATCTCGACAAAGACACCATCGAGACCTTCCAGCAGGAAATCGCAGCGATGGGTTACAAGTACCAGTTCGTTACGCTCGCTGGCTTCCACCAGCTCAACCACGGCATGTTCCAGCTCGCTTCCGGCTACCGGGATCGCGGCATGGGCGCCTACTCCGAGCTGCAGCAGGCTGAATTCGCCTCTGAAAAGGATGGCTACACAGCCACCCGTCACCAGCGCGAAGTTGGTACTGGCTACTTCGACATGGTTTCCATTGCAGCTGGCGGCGGCGAAAGCTCCACAACTGCTCTTGGCGACTCAACGGAAGCTGCACAGTTCAAGAAGTAA
- a CDS encoding short-chain fatty acyl-CoA regulator family protein: MATKSTSDATSPDGSASKSSKRAQKVFAGPRVRRLRREQGLTQAAMAEQLGISASYLNLVERNQRPVSAQLLLKLADSFDLDIRELSGDDEARAFAELNEVFADPLFQNAGLSRQDVQDVAAASPSVADAIRSLYQAYREQLAGQGLGLGPVAPTDIIADRDKSDHLDVMKFPVEEVRDYIHANRNHFGELDDAAEALYDYREFAQDELYIGLRRHLDEAHGLSVKVMPVEVLGATTRRFDRHSRRILLSEVLDGPARTFQLAYQIAYLEQADLIERTVKASSLQGEETLRLARISLANYFAAALIMPYSRFHAAAEDSGYDIELLARRFGTSFEQTCHRLTTLQRAGERGIPFFLIRVDGAGNVSKRFAAAGFHFSRYGGTCPRWNLHDAFRTPGKIITQIVQLPDDTTYFSIARTVRRPGAGVLAPEQELAVGLGCEISEASRLKYARAYDLQASEGVTPIGVNCRLCERPDCAERAFPPINRKLIVDEQARGLSSFTFQNV; the protein is encoded by the coding sequence ATGGCCACAAAATCCACATCTGACGCTACGTCGCCTGATGGTTCTGCGTCCAAGTCCAGCAAAAGGGCGCAAAAAGTCTTTGCTGGCCCTCGTGTTCGGCGGCTTCGGCGGGAACAGGGACTGACCCAGGCAGCCATGGCGGAGCAGCTGGGAATCTCCGCCAGTTACCTCAATCTGGTGGAACGCAACCAGCGTCCGGTGAGCGCACAGCTGCTTTTGAAGCTGGCAGACAGCTTTGACCTGGATATTCGTGAACTCTCCGGTGACGACGAAGCCCGCGCCTTTGCGGAGCTCAATGAGGTCTTTGCGGACCCGTTGTTCCAGAATGCCGGGCTGTCGCGGCAGGACGTGCAGGATGTGGCGGCGGCCAGCCCCAGCGTGGCGGATGCCATCAGGTCGCTCTATCAGGCCTACCGGGAACAGCTTGCGGGCCAAGGCCTTGGGCTTGGGCCCGTGGCGCCCACGGACATCATCGCGGACCGGGACAAGAGCGACCATCTGGATGTGATGAAGTTCCCTGTGGAGGAAGTGCGCGATTATATCCATGCCAACCGCAACCATTTTGGTGAGTTGGATGACGCGGCTGAAGCGCTCTACGACTATCGCGAGTTTGCGCAGGATGAACTTTATATCGGTCTGCGGCGGCATCTGGATGAAGCTCATGGGCTGAGCGTCAAGGTGATGCCCGTGGAGGTGCTGGGGGCGACGACGCGACGGTTTGACCGGCACAGTCGCCGCATTCTCCTGTCCGAAGTGCTCGACGGCCCGGCGCGGACATTTCAACTCGCCTATCAGATTGCCTATCTGGAACAGGCGGACCTGATCGAGCGGACCGTCAAAGCCTCCTCGCTTCAAGGGGAGGAGACGTTGCGTCTGGCACGGATCAGCCTTGCGAACTATTTCGCGGCGGCGCTCATCATGCCGTACTCGCGGTTTCATGCAGCGGCTGAAGACAGCGGATATGACATTGAATTGCTGGCGCGTCGCTTCGGGACGTCGTTTGAACAGACATGCCACCGGCTGACCACGCTGCAGCGCGCGGGCGAGCGGGGTATTCCGTTCTTCCTCATTCGTGTGGATGGGGCGGGGAATGTCTCCAAGCGGTTTGCGGCGGCAGGCTTTCACTTCTCGCGCTATGGCGGCACGTGTCCGCGCTGGAACCTGCATGATGCGTTTCGCACGCCGGGCAAGATCATCACGCAGATTGTTCAGCTGCCCGACGACACAACCTATTTTTCCATTGCCCGCACGGTACGGCGCCCGGGCGCAGGTGTGCTGGCACCGGAGCAGGAATTGGCGGTGGGGCTTGGCTGTGAGATCAGTGAAGCGTCGCGGCTTAAATATGCGCGGGCCTATGATCTGCAGGCGTCAGAGGGTGTGACCCCGATCGGCGTCAACTGCCGGCTGTGCGAGCGGCCCGATTGCGCTGAGCGGGCCTTCCCGCCGATCAACCGCAAACTCATTGTGGATGAGCAGGCGCGTGGGCTGTCGAGTTTTACGTTTCAGAATGTGTAG
- a CDS encoding DUF1028 domain-containing protein: MMCRLQRVALLAATVFFLGASAAHATWSIVAVDPHTGEVGLAAASCSIGVPHIAALVPGKGAIVSQAATSFTGREKARELVTDGADAPRVLAVLKDPELYAGWLTIDFPYLQYGVATLAAGDDSPVAAGFVTGGSNPDWSGGVVGDTYSAQGNTLRNAAVVGDTAMAFEQATQNMSCPMPLAHRLLLALEAGRDAGGDVRCPVEAPALAAVLMVARPGDDPDTLTINEVAPQRFSIAREVVHLVVPYHPDPDKPEPVAELRARYDAMTPVEMCAVP, translated from the coding sequence ATGATGTGTCGCCTTCAACGAGTAGCTTTGCTGGCAGCGACCGTGTTTTTTCTGGGTGCTTCGGCGGCGCACGCGACATGGTCCATCGTTGCGGTAGATCCGCACACCGGCGAGGTCGGCCTTGCGGCGGCCAGTTGTTCGATAGGTGTCCCGCACATCGCAGCACTTGTTCCCGGCAAGGGGGCGATTGTCTCGCAGGCTGCAACGAGCTTCACCGGCCGGGAGAAGGCGCGCGAGCTTGTGACTGATGGGGCGGATGCCCCACGCGTTCTGGCGGTGCTCAAAGACCCCGAGCTTTATGCGGGCTGGCTGACGATTGATTTTCCGTATCTGCAATATGGCGTCGCGACGCTGGCGGCGGGCGATGACAGTCCGGTTGCCGCAGGTTTTGTGACCGGGGGCAGCAATCCCGATTGGTCCGGCGGCGTGGTGGGCGACACCTATTCAGCGCAGGGCAACACGTTGCGCAATGCGGCTGTCGTCGGTGACACGGCCATGGCGTTTGAACAGGCGACACAGAACATGTCCTGCCCCATGCCTTTGGCGCATCGGCTGCTCCTTGCGCTTGAGGCCGGACGCGACGCAGGCGGCGATGTTCGATGTCCCGTGGAGGCACCGGCACTGGCGGCGGTTCTGATGGTGGCACGCCCCGGTGATGACCCGGACACACTGACGATCAATGAAGTTGCGCCGCAACGGTTTTCAATAGCGCGCGAGGTGGTGCATCTGGTCGTGCCATATCATCCGGACCCGGACAAACCGGAGCCTGTGGCGGAATTGCGCGCGCGCTATGATGCCATGACGCCGGTGGAAATGTGCGCAGTGCCCTAG
- a CDS encoding EamA family transporter, whose product MSDTTIIAILLLTAIMHATWNAALKTGADRVLDMAAMRMSGIVFAAIVIPLAPMPAPEAWPFLIASAVAHMFYYACLISSYQRGDLSQVYPIARGSAPLLVALAAYLTINETPTPIGLAGVIVISIGIIVAGTGAFRENLHAIGFALLTGLSIASYSLLGGIGVRESGTVLGYAAWLELLSCAPFIAFALVRRRHFVVPYVSSRVARRNLVLGFGSVLSYLIVLWAMTLLPIATVTATRETSAIFAALAGTILMKEPFAGRRIIAAGFVTIGITLLVLG is encoded by the coding sequence ATGAGTGACACGACCATCATCGCGATCCTGTTGCTGACAGCAATCATGCACGCAACATGGAACGCGGCCCTCAAGACCGGCGCAGACCGCGTGCTGGATATGGCCGCCATGCGCATGTCCGGCATCGTGTTCGCAGCGATTGTCATTCCGCTTGCGCCCATGCCTGCGCCGGAAGCCTGGCCATTCCTCATCGCCAGTGCCGTGGCGCACATGTTTTACTATGCGTGCCTCATCTCTTCCTATCAGCGCGGCGATCTCAGTCAGGTCTATCCGATTGCCAGAGGGTCAGCACCGTTGCTGGTGGCCCTGGCGGCCTATCTCACCATCAACGAAACACCCACCCCCATTGGCCTTGCGGGCGTCATCGTCATCTCCATCGGCATCATCGTCGCTGGCACCGGAGCCTTTCGCGAAAACCTCCACGCCATCGGCTTTGCACTTCTGACCGGCCTGTCGATTGCATCCTACTCCTTACTTGGCGGCATCGGCGTCCGCGAGTCCGGCACGGTGCTGGGCTATGCGGCATGGCTTGAACTCCTGTCCTGTGCGCCGTTCATCGCCTTTGCTCTCGTCCGCAGGCGTCACTTCGTTGTGCCCTATGTGTCCAGCAGAGTGGCCCGCCGCAATCTCGTGCTCGGCTTCGGCAGCGTCCTGTCCTATCTCATTGTTCTGTGGGCCATGACCCTGCTCCCCATCGCCACCGTAACGGCAACCCGGGAAACCAGCGCCATTTTTGCAGCCCTGGCCGGAACCATCCTGATGAAAGAGCCTTTTGCGGGCCGGCGCATCATCGCAGCAGGCTTCGTAACGATCGGCATCACACTGCTGGTGCTTGGCTAA
- a CDS encoding GFA family protein yields the protein MSDIKLEGGCQCGAVRYVLTTPPIMAYACHCTECQRIAGSSFAIACAILQDSMEITQGDLARVDWTVESGAHRYGEFCKACGTRIRHGSVPEQGIYSLRGGTLDDKDWAYPVAHIWQSSKIDWITPPKDALTYDGQPADYTPIIEAYRSRMGLA from the coding sequence ATGTCCGACATCAAACTTGAAGGTGGGTGCCAGTGCGGGGCGGTGCGCTATGTGCTGACCACGCCTCCCATCATGGCCTATGCCTGCCATTGCACTGAGTGTCAGCGGATTGCCGGCAGTTCATTTGCCATTGCCTGCGCCATTCTGCAGGACAGCATGGAGATCACGCAGGGGGACCTCGCGCGTGTCGACTGGACAGTTGAAAGCGGAGCCCATCGCTATGGAGAGTTTTGCAAGGCCTGCGGTACGCGCATCCGCCACGGCAGCGTGCCCGAGCAGGGGATCTACTCCCTGCGAGGCGGCACACTCGATGACAAAGACTGGGCGTATCCGGTGGCGCATATCTGGCAAAGCAGCAAGATAGACTGGATCACCCCACCAAAAGATGCGCTCACCTATGATGGTCAGCCTGCGGACTATACGCCGATCATTGAGGCTTATCGAAGCCGGATGGGGCTGGCGTAG
- a CDS encoding acyl-CoA dehydrogenase family protein has translation MSFVLNEEQQILRDSAKGFIAEKSPVTELRRLRDSKDDSGFDTNLWSQMAEMGFAGIVIPEEYGGVGFGYRGLGLVLEEAGRSLTASPLVSTSLLCTSALLIGGSEEQKKTLLPEIAAGTLVMAMAMDEGAHHAPAKIATTAAKDGDGFTINGTKSFVLDGHIAGKLIVAARTHSEPGDTTGITLFIVDADAAGISRNRHTMVDSRNAAEITFTDVKVGHDHVLGNVDGGFAILDEALDRARIGLSAEMLGSAQEAYERTMDYLKERKQFGVVIGSFQGLKHRAAKMFCELELCKSVVADALNAIDERRNDVPQSASLTKARVGATFNEVSSEAVQMHGGIGVTDEYEIGFFMKRARVADATFGNVAFHSQRYAELEGY, from the coding sequence ATGAGCTTTGTACTCAACGAAGAACAACAGATCCTGCGCGACAGCGCCAAGGGCTTCATTGCTGAAAAATCACCCGTCACCGAGCTGCGCCGTTTGCGCGACAGCAAGGACGACAGCGGTTTCGACACCAATCTCTGGTCACAGATGGCCGAGATGGGTTTTGCTGGCATCGTGATCCCGGAAGAATATGGTGGGGTTGGCTTTGGCTATCGCGGCCTTGGCCTCGTGCTCGAGGAAGCAGGCCGATCCCTGACCGCGTCACCGCTGGTCTCCACATCACTCCTGTGCACATCAGCGCTGCTGATCGGCGGCTCTGAAGAGCAGAAGAAGACGCTTCTTCCAGAAATCGCTGCAGGCACACTCGTCATGGCCATGGCCATGGATGAAGGCGCCCATCATGCACCTGCCAAGATCGCCACGACAGCTGCCAAGGATGGTGACGGCTTCACCATCAACGGCACCAAGTCTTTCGTGCTTGATGGCCACATCGCCGGCAAGCTGATCGTGGCAGCCCGCACCCACTCTGAGCCCGGCGACACGACCGGCATCACGCTCTTCATTGTGGATGCAGACGCTGCCGGCATTTCCCGCAACCGCCACACCATGGTGGACAGCCGCAATGCGGCCGAGATCACCTTCACGGATGTGAAGGTCGGTCACGACCACGTGCTGGGCAATGTAGATGGCGGTTTTGCCATTCTCGACGAAGCACTGGACCGCGCCCGCATCGGCCTGTCCGCTGAAATGCTCGGCAGCGCGCAGGAAGCCTATGAGCGCACCATGGACTATCTCAAGGAGCGCAAGCAGTTCGGCGTTGTCATCGGGTCCTTCCAGGGCCTGAAGCACCGTGCCGCCAAAATGTTCTGCGAGCTTGAGCTCTGCAAGTCTGTGGTTGCAGATGCGCTCAATGCCATCGACGAACGCCGCAATGACGTGCCCCAGTCAGCATCCCTGACCAAGGCCCGCGTCGGCGCGACCTTCAACGAAGTTTCATCAGAAGCCGTGCAGATGCATGGTGGCATCGGTGTGACGGACGAATATGAGATCGGCTTCTTCATGAAGCGCGCCCGCGTGGCAGACGCCACCTTCGGCAACGTCGCCTTCCACAGCCAGCGTTACGCGGAGCTGGAAGGCTATTAA